The following are encoded together in the Macadamia integrifolia cultivar HAES 741 chromosome 10, SCU_Mint_v3, whole genome shotgun sequence genome:
- the LOC122092084 gene encoding xyloglucan endotransglucosylase/hydrolase protein 2-like: MEASLLSLFTLVLLVGGGVLTAGQTGPSFDQNYYITFGNDHIRSIRQGRELRLAMDRSTGSGIASKLTYSSGFFQMELKLPAGNSAGVVTAFYLRSQSNNAHDELDFEFLGNLPGLPYTLQTNVFTSGVGNREQRIQLWFDPTAAYHTYRILWNPHQVVFFVDNIPIRVYMNKVNIGVGYPYQPMQILTSLWDGESWATDGGRIKTDWSQAPFRAYLRSFEINGCPSKNSNTDDQQCYTSKYWWNEKQYWKLNHAQQIEYEAIKKYHMTYDYCSDRSRTPKPPPECPQ, from the exons ATGGAAGCATCTCTGCTTTCTCTCTTTACTTTGGTCCTGCTAGTTGGTGGTGGTGTTCTTACTGCTGGACAAACAGGTCCCAGCTTTGATCAAAACTATTACATTACATTTGGAAATGATCATATTCGCTCTATACGCCAAGGAAGAGAACTCCGGCTTGCTATGGACAGATCAACTG GCTCAGGAATAGCATCCAAATTGACTTACAGCTCTGGCTTCTTTCAAATGGAATTAAAGCTTCCTGCTGGAAACTCAGCAGGAGTTGTTACAGCTTTCTAC CTCAGATCGCAATCCAACAATGCTCATGATGAGCTCGACTTCGAGTTCTTGGGTAACTTACCAGGGCTGCCATATACTCTTCAAACAAATGTCTTTACAAGTGGTGTAGGAAATAGAGAGCAAAGAATCCAACTTTGGTTCGATCCTACGGCTGCTTACCATACTTACAGAATCCTCTGGAACCCACATCAAGTAGT ATTCTTTGTGGACAACATTCCCATAAGGGTTTACATGAACAAGGTAAATATAGGAGTTGGGTACCCATATCAACCAATGCAAATATTGACAAGCCTATGGGATGGAGAGAGTTGGGCAACAGATGGAGGAAGAATAAAGACTGATTGGAGTCAAGCTCCATTCAGAGCTTACTTACGCAGTTTTGAGATTAATGGATGCCCTTCTAAAAACTCCAACACTGATGATCAGCAATGTTATACTAGTAAGTATTGGTGGAATGAAAAGCAATATTGGAAGCTTAACCATGCCCAACAAATCGAATATGAAGCTATAAAGAAGTACCACATGACTTACGACTACTGTTCTGACAGAAGCAGAACTCCAAAGCCTCCTCCTGAATGCCCTCAGTGA